Proteins encoded by one window of Chondromyces crocatus:
- a CDS encoding sigma-54-dependent Fis family transcriptional regulator has translation MHPRDDTQGPLEIAVFAAGGVTRHALPAQGSLSLGRSEENDVRIDDSSVSRRHAVIHVGPPLRIEDLGSANGTRLRRELDAQETAKLLDTRIQRGTAVEFKLGDPINLGSTLVVVRRREPRSVTSSGDGKWEPIVRDEAMVKLYALAERVASAPLSVLLLGETGSGKEVLAEHVHRSSPRAAGPFLRLNCAALSESLLESELFGHEKGAFTSAVRSKPGLLETAEKGTVFLDEVGELPASIQVKLLRVLEDRQVTRVGGLSPRPIDVRFVSATNRDLAHEVKKGAFREDLFFRLNGIALTIPPLRARLNEIEPLVRTFVGRAASALGREAPDVAAETIAALKGHRWPGNVRELRNVIDRAVVLSGGDTVLSEHLLLDSGAAVTPAPAPVSPTVPGIPEGSSDAGGSAGDGDGSAGDLRAQLSDLERRRILDALEKCAGNQTQAAALLGMPRRTFVARLTAYGIPRPRKKPG, from the coding sequence ATGCACCCCCGGGATGATACGCAGGGGCCTCTGGAGATCGCCGTCTTCGCCGCAGGTGGCGTGACGAGGCACGCGCTGCCCGCACAGGGGTCGCTGTCTCTCGGCCGTTCGGAGGAGAACGACGTTCGTATCGACGACAGCTCGGTCTCACGGCGGCACGCCGTGATCCATGTGGGGCCACCGCTGCGTATCGAGGACCTGGGCAGCGCGAACGGGACGCGGCTCCGTCGGGAGCTCGACGCTCAGGAGACCGCCAAGCTGCTCGACACGCGTATCCAGCGTGGGACGGCGGTGGAGTTCAAGCTGGGTGACCCGATCAACCTCGGCTCGACGCTGGTGGTGGTCCGGCGACGCGAGCCGCGGAGTGTGACGTCCAGCGGCGATGGGAAGTGGGAGCCCATCGTGCGCGACGAGGCAATGGTGAAGCTCTACGCGCTGGCAGAGCGTGTGGCGAGCGCGCCCTTGAGCGTCCTTCTGCTCGGCGAGACGGGGAGCGGCAAGGAGGTCTTGGCGGAGCACGTGCATCGCTCGTCTCCCCGCGCGGCTGGCCCGTTCCTGCGGCTCAACTGCGCAGCGCTCTCCGAGTCACTCCTGGAGAGCGAGCTGTTCGGGCACGAGAAGGGGGCGTTCACGAGCGCGGTGCGATCGAAGCCTGGTCTGCTGGAGACGGCGGAGAAGGGTACGGTCTTCCTGGATGAAGTGGGGGAGCTGCCCGCGAGCATCCAGGTGAAGCTGCTGCGTGTGCTGGAGGATCGTCAGGTCACGCGGGTGGGAGGGCTCAGCCCCAGGCCGATCGATGTGCGGTTCGTCTCGGCGACGAACCGCGATCTGGCCCATGAGGTGAAGAAGGGAGCGTTCAGGGAAGACCTCTTCTTCAGGCTCAACGGGATCGCGCTCACGATCCCCCCCTTGCGAGCGCGTCTCAATGAGATCGAGCCGCTCGTGCGGACGTTCGTGGGGCGTGCGGCGAGCGCGCTGGGGCGGGAGGCGCCCGATGTGGCCGCGGAGACGATCGCAGCGCTGAAGGGGCACCGGTGGCCCGGGAACGTCCGCGAGCTCCGGAACGTCATCGATCGGGCGGTGGTGCTGAGCGGAGGCGATACAGTGCTCTCCGAGCACCTCTTGCTCGACAGCGGGGCGGCCGTCACTCCCGCTCCGGCACCCGTGTCGCCAACGGTCCCTGGCATCCCGGAAGGGTCGTCGGATGCTGGCGGCTCGGCCGGCGATGGAGACGGGAGCGCGGGTGATCTGCGGGCCCAGCTCAGCGATCTCGAGCGGCGACGTATCCTCGACGCGCTGGAGAAGTGTGCGGGCAATCAGACTCAGGCCGCCGCGTTGCTGGGGATGCCACGCCGCACCTTCGTGGCACGACTGACGGCCTACGGCATTCCGCGCCCCCGGAAGAAGCCGGGCTGA
- a CDS encoding penicillin-insensitive murein endopeptidase: MYRSILVVCLSAALLGPGTRSAAAAPGQGKEVSVASKSDGRGKASAGTSKPRSAQASAKPEAARARQGATSKPASGEGKVALPTKAEGAKPATGAKGAAKPDASKAEVRKAKLAPVKAQSIGYPNAGHLDGGIRLDTARKDIRVVPAYAHNDVRWGMPELVHAIERAAREVAKRYPGSVLDVGDLSRKGGGDVPGHGSHESGRDADIGLYAVDAKGRQVHAPRFIQFGSDLRALNVQGARLDVARSWLLIQHLLTDPKARVSHIFVADPVRQALIAEAKRRGVSREIVTRAQLSMMQPTGAEAHDDHLHVRISCPRGKDSPCIEIAKNAPMGGKPAHLAAKPETKGEKAKQERAAARGSKAAQGSKAAQGSKAAQGSKAAQGSKAAQGSKDAQSRKTRGSTSAKRARAEEGSRKVASEGEAGGSTARGGSIADARLRPTSHEIDAPAASGRASQVPMMLDAIDDVILRPLGLAPITRQAEAATDGMEAREPGDENGSSKITD; this comes from the coding sequence GTGTACCGATCCATCCTAGTTGTATGTCTGAGCGCAGCCCTCCTCGGGCCTGGCACGCGATCAGCGGCGGCAGCACCTGGACAGGGGAAAGAGGTCTCGGTCGCAAGCAAGAGTGATGGGCGAGGGAAGGCATCGGCCGGGACGAGCAAGCCTCGCAGCGCGCAGGCGAGCGCCAAGCCGGAGGCCGCCAGGGCCCGGCAGGGGGCGACCTCGAAGCCCGCCTCGGGTGAAGGGAAGGTCGCCCTCCCCACGAAGGCTGAGGGGGCGAAGCCCGCGACCGGCGCGAAGGGGGCAGCGAAGCCCGACGCCAGCAAGGCAGAGGTCAGGAAAGCGAAGCTGGCGCCCGTGAAGGCGCAGTCCATCGGGTATCCGAACGCTGGGCACCTGGATGGGGGAATCCGGCTCGATACGGCGCGGAAGGACATCCGGGTCGTGCCTGCCTATGCCCACAACGATGTGCGCTGGGGCATGCCGGAGCTGGTGCACGCCATCGAGCGCGCGGCCCGTGAGGTGGCGAAGCGCTACCCGGGATCCGTGCTCGATGTCGGCGATCTCTCCCGCAAAGGTGGGGGGGACGTGCCGGGGCACGGCTCTCACGAGAGCGGACGTGACGCGGATATCGGTCTTTACGCCGTGGATGCGAAGGGTCGACAGGTCCACGCCCCGCGTTTCATCCAGTTCGGCTCCGATCTGCGTGCCCTCAACGTGCAAGGCGCACGCCTCGACGTGGCCCGCAGCTGGCTGCTGATCCAGCACCTCCTGACGGATCCGAAGGCGCGGGTGAGCCACATTTTCGTCGCCGATCCGGTGCGTCAGGCCCTGATCGCCGAGGCGAAGCGGCGTGGCGTGTCGCGAGAGATCGTGACGCGGGCGCAGCTGTCGATGATGCAGCCGACGGGCGCCGAGGCGCACGATGATCATCTGCACGTGCGGATCTCGTGCCCTCGCGGCAAGGACAGCCCTTGCATCGAGATCGCGAAGAACGCGCCGATGGGTGGGAAGCCGGCACACCTTGCGGCCAAGCCCGAGACCAAGGGGGAGAAGGCGAAGCAGGAGCGTGCCGCTGCGCGAGGGAGCAAGGCCGCTCAGGGCAGCAAGGCCGCTCAGGGCAGCAAGGCCGCTCAGGGCAGCAAGGCCGCTCAGGGCAGCAAGGCCGCTCAGGGCAGCAAGGATGCGCAGAGCCGCAAGACCCGAGGCTCCACGTCTGCGAAGAGGGCTCGCGCTGAAGAGGGCTCCCGAAAGGTAGCGAGCGAGGGTGAGGCTGGCGGCTCGACGGCGCGGGGAGGAAGCATCGCCGACGCTCGGTTGCGGCCGACCTCGCACGAGATCGACGCGCCCGCAGCGTCAGGGAGGGCATCTCAGGTACCGATGATGCTCGATGCCATCGACGATGTGATCCTGCGCCCCCTCGGACTGGCGCCCATCACCCGACAGGCGGAAGCCGCGACAGACGGAATGGAAGCTCGCGAACCAGGCGACGAGAACGGTTCGTCCAAGATAACGGATTGA
- the cysK gene encoding cysteine synthase A gives MAKIYQDNSKSIGRTPLVQINRLTKGMGGRVLAKIEGRNPAYSVKCRIGAAMVWDAEERGALKPGGGIVEATSGNTGIALAFAAASRGYRCVLTMPETMSMERRKVLIAFGAELVLTPGAQGMRGAIAKAEELAAKDPSLYLTRQFDNPANPLIHEQTTGPEIWEDTDGEVDVFVGGVGTGGTITGVSRYIKKTRGKQILTVAVEPIHSPVISQTREGKEPSPGPHKIQGIGAGFVPKNLDLELVDRVETVTNDESIAMARRLAREEGILCGISCGAAMTAALRLAAEPALDGKNIVVVLPDAGERYLSGALFEGMFDHVEKMTA, from the coding sequence ATGGCGAAGATCTATCAGGACAACTCGAAGAGCATCGGCCGCACGCCCCTCGTGCAGATCAACCGGTTGACGAAGGGGATGGGGGGGCGCGTACTCGCCAAGATCGAGGGACGCAATCCGGCCTACTCGGTCAAATGCCGCATCGGCGCGGCGATGGTGTGGGACGCGGAAGAGCGGGGGGCGCTCAAGCCGGGAGGGGGCATCGTCGAGGCGACGAGCGGCAACACCGGCATCGCCCTCGCCTTCGCCGCCGCGTCCAGAGGCTACCGCTGCGTGCTCACGATGCCCGAGACGATGAGCATGGAGCGGCGCAAGGTGCTCATCGCCTTCGGCGCGGAGCTGGTGCTGACGCCCGGCGCGCAGGGCATGCGGGGCGCGATCGCGAAGGCGGAGGAGCTCGCCGCCAAGGACCCGAGCCTCTACCTGACCCGGCAGTTCGACAACCCGGCGAACCCGCTCATCCACGAGCAGACCACGGGCCCCGAGATCTGGGAAGACACGGATGGCGAGGTCGACGTGTTCGTGGGCGGTGTCGGGACCGGTGGGACGATCACCGGCGTGTCGCGCTACATCAAGAAGACGAGAGGCAAGCAGATCCTGACGGTCGCGGTGGAGCCGATCCACTCTCCGGTGATCAGCCAGACGCGTGAAGGCAAAGAGCCGTCGCCCGGGCCGCACAAGATCCAGGGGATCGGTGCGGGCTTCGTGCCCAAGAACCTCGATCTCGAGCTGGTGGATCGCGTGGAGACGGTCACCAATGACGAGTCCATCGCGATGGCACGCCGCCTCGCGCGCGAGGAGGGGATCCTCTGCGGCATCTCGTGTGGGGCTGCCATGACCGCGGCTCTCCGGCTGGCTGCGGAGCCGGCGCTCGATGGTAAGAACATCGTCGTGGTGCTACCGGACGCAGGCGAGCGCTATCTGTCGGGCGCGCTGTTCGAGGGCATGTTCGATCATGTGGAGAAGATGACGGCATGA
- a CDS encoding serine O-acetyltransferase — translation MSERWVGEDALGAGQRPEAGCGNGASVPVPTQPLDAIVLEVVKSYRADARGHFIGRHFRPSRDEIIECIQLFLQIFFPGYFGRLDLTDEDLVYHVGGLVGSLRQKLAWQIEQCLCHVAEGEGANLRPCAGHARNLADRVLARVPVLREILIEDVQAAYDGDPAATNHDEILMAYPGMLAVAVYRVAHELHQMGVPLLPRIMTEWAHAQTGADIHPGAEIGRRFFIDHATGVVIGETTTIGNGVKLYQGVTLGALSHPRDEKGRVIRNTKRHPTVEDNVTLYAHATVLGGSTVVGAGSVVGGSVFLTRSVPPGSRVVMKAPELSVRTSNPPPGWVLDFDI, via the coding sequence ATGAGTGAGCGCTGGGTCGGCGAGGACGCGCTGGGAGCAGGCCAGCGTCCAGAGGCAGGATGCGGTAATGGCGCCTCCGTTCCGGTGCCGACCCAGCCGCTCGATGCGATCGTGCTGGAGGTCGTGAAGAGCTATCGGGCGGACGCGCGTGGGCATTTCATCGGGCGTCACTTTCGGCCGTCACGCGACGAAATCATCGAGTGTATCCAGCTCTTCCTTCAGATCTTCTTCCCCGGTTATTTCGGGCGGCTCGACCTGACCGACGAGGATCTCGTCTACCATGTCGGTGGGCTCGTGGGGTCGCTGCGCCAGAAGCTCGCCTGGCAGATCGAGCAGTGCTTGTGCCATGTCGCCGAGGGGGAAGGGGCCAACCTGCGCCCTTGCGCTGGGCATGCGCGGAACCTCGCCGATCGGGTGCTGGCGCGGGTGCCCGTGCTGCGGGAGATCCTCATCGAGGACGTGCAAGCGGCCTACGATGGTGATCCTGCCGCGACGAACCACGACGAGATCCTGATGGCCTACCCCGGAATGCTCGCGGTCGCGGTCTACCGGGTCGCTCACGAGCTGCACCAGATGGGCGTGCCGCTCTTGCCGCGGATCATGACGGAGTGGGCGCACGCGCAGACGGGTGCCGACATTCACCCTGGCGCCGAGATCGGGCGGCGGTTCTTCATCGATCACGCGACGGGTGTCGTCATCGGTGAGACGACCACCATCGGAAACGGCGTGAAGCTCTATCAGGGGGTGACGCTGGGGGCGCTTTCGCACCCGCGGGACGAGAAGGGCCGGGTCATCCGGAACACGAAGCGTCATCCAACGGTCGAGGACAATGTGACGCTCTATGCGCACGCGACGGTGCTGGGGGGTAGCACCGTGGTCGGCGCTGGCAGCGTGGTCGGTGGTTCGGTCTTTCTCACGCGGAGCGTGCCCCCCGGGTCACGCGTGGTGATGAAGGCGCCCGAGCTGAGCGTGCGGACGAGCAATCCACCGCCGGGGTGGGTGCTCGATTTCGATATCTGA
- a CDS encoding peptidylprolyl isomerase — protein sequence MRSPALAADTLAESFTGCGIPPTSTPHELRWPGMRVFCRWSWILLMAAGCGGAAASPGEASTPAKVTSAPPEGDTPGTRCLDAANASRARRSDEPAHIGVKHILVRHRDAERGGDTPRTREEACLRVLEARGKLQEGADFDALVSDYSDEAGAASRAGSLGSIERGDVLPPFADAAFELEANQVSDVVETKYGFHLILRTE from the coding sequence ATGCGGTCGCCGGCACTCGCCGCAGACACCCTCGCAGAAAGTTTCACCGGATGTGGTATCCCTCCCACATCCACACCGCATGAGCTACGTTGGCCTGGGATGCGCGTCTTTTGCAGGTGGTCGTGGATACTCCTCATGGCTGCTGGCTGTGGCGGCGCTGCCGCTTCGCCAGGTGAAGCTTCCACCCCCGCAAAGGTCACCTCGGCTCCTCCGGAGGGAGACACCCCCGGCACGCGGTGCCTCGACGCCGCCAATGCTTCGCGTGCGCGCCGCTCGGACGAACCTGCCCACATCGGCGTGAAGCACATCCTTGTCCGACATCGAGATGCCGAGCGGGGCGGGGATACCCCACGAACCCGGGAAGAGGCGTGTCTCCGGGTGCTCGAAGCACGTGGAAAGCTGCAAGAAGGCGCTGATTTCGACGCGCTCGTCAGCGACTATAGTGACGAAGCCGGCGCAGCCTCGCGTGCAGGCTCTCTGGGGTCCATCGAACGCGGCGACGTGCTCCCTCCATTTGCGGATGCCGCATTCGAACTCGAGGCGAACCAGGTCAGCGACGTGGTTGAAACGAAGTACGGATTTCATCTCATTCTCCGGACGGAGTGA
- a CDS encoding acyl-CoA thioesterase has translation MNSASHDPASPPPPAPLGARRPGDSITTMTEYVLPTHANALGTIFGGQVLAWIDLCAAICAQRHTGRTVITAGIDDLSFDRSILVGQVVRLRAQVTATFRTSLEILVTVHGEDATRGDVWPTVTAFVTFVAVDASMRPAQVPPLLVESPEERALAEAAAERRQRRLARRGRPERSA, from the coding sequence GTGAACAGCGCATCTCACGACCCGGCATCTCCGCCGCCCCCCGCGCCGCTCGGTGCGCGCCGACCTGGCGACTCCATCACGACCATGACCGAGTATGTGCTCCCGACGCATGCCAATGCACTCGGGACCATCTTTGGTGGACAGGTCCTGGCGTGGATCGATCTCTGCGCTGCGATCTGCGCGCAGCGACACACCGGGCGCACCGTCATCACCGCGGGCATCGATGACCTGTCGTTCGATCGATCGATCCTGGTGGGGCAAGTGGTCCGGTTGCGCGCCCAGGTCACGGCCACATTCCGTACGTCCCTCGAGATTCTCGTGACGGTACATGGTGAGGATGCGACGCGGGGGGACGTGTGGCCGACGGTGACCGCTTTCGTGACCTTCGTGGCGGTCGACGCATCCATGCGTCCTGCGCAGGTGCCACCGTTGCTCGTCGAGAGTCCCGAGGAGCGAGCGCTGGCCGAGGCAGCGGCGGAGCGCAGGCAGCGCCGTCTGGCTCGACGCGGGCGGCCGGAGCGCTCGGCGTGA
- a CDS encoding sigma-70 domain-containing protein translates to MAALQEVFAVARRLRSELGRRPSLDEIARASGRSPHAVRRALEHGQRAGQPPALPRPRTPE, encoded by the coding sequence ATCGCGGCCCTTCAAGAAGTCTTCGCGGTGGCTCGGCGCTTGCGTTCAGAGCTCGGTCGTCGCCCCAGCCTGGACGAGATTGCCCGGGCAAGTGGCCGCTCGCCCCACGCCGTCCGGCGTGCGCTCGAGCATGGGCAACGAGCGGGCCAACCTCCAGCGCTGCCCAGGCCGCGAACTCCGGAATAG
- the hpf gene encoding ribosome hibernation-promoting factor, HPF/YfiA family: MNIAITFRHMAGSDAVRTYAEEKVAKLQKFLRQAMSAHVTIAVEGLEHIADVRISAGGVSHQANERSADMYASIDAVIDKLERQIRDGKGHNLARKRGGTSAGEYAADVMRMAGDPATPVRTRS, encoded by the coding sequence ATGAACATCGCGATCACGTTCCGGCACATGGCAGGTAGCGACGCTGTCAGGACGTATGCGGAAGAAAAGGTAGCGAAGCTGCAGAAGTTCCTGCGTCAGGCCATGTCGGCCCATGTGACCATCGCGGTTGAAGGGTTGGAGCACATTGCGGACGTGCGAATCTCGGCTGGGGGCGTGTCTCACCAGGCAAACGAGCGGAGCGCAGACATGTATGCGTCCATCGATGCCGTGATCGATAAGCTCGAGCGCCAGATTCGTGATGGTAAGGGACACAATCTCGCCCGGAAGCGGGGCGGAACGAGCGCCGGAGAGTACGCAGCGGATGTGATGAGGATGGCTGGGGACCCTGCCACCCCAGTGCGTACCCGCTCCTAG
- a CDS encoding PTS sugar transporter subunit IIA yields the protein MQFCEILTAHQVSVAGEQEGVVGTKADALLRLATLLAAGVGASRGSHDLAGEIERVLVERERLQSTGVGGGVAIPHGVLEAAERQVGAVLLCPRSIEFDAIDGEPVSILCAVIGPTRATGEHLKMLARISRLLRDPGFRRRLLSSPSGRLAFDMIVAEEGRGQL from the coding sequence ATGCAATTCTGTGAAATCCTGACCGCGCACCAGGTATCCGTCGCTGGCGAGCAGGAGGGGGTCGTTGGCACGAAGGCGGATGCGTTGCTCCGCTTGGCGACGCTGCTTGCCGCTGGGGTCGGCGCGTCGCGAGGAAGTCATGACCTCGCTGGTGAGATCGAGCGGGTCCTCGTGGAACGGGAGCGCTTGCAGTCGACGGGGGTCGGGGGGGGCGTGGCGATTCCCCACGGTGTCCTCGAGGCGGCCGAGCGTCAGGTCGGAGCGGTGTTGTTGTGTCCTCGCTCCATCGAGTTCGATGCCATCGATGGTGAGCCAGTATCCATTCTGTGCGCGGTCATCGGGCCCACGCGCGCGACCGGGGAGCATCTGAAGATGCTGGCGCGGATTTCGAGGCTTCTTCGTGACCCTGGCTTTCGTCGCCGTCTCCTCTCGTCACCCAGTGGCAGGCTGGCCTTCGACATGATCGTGGCCGAAGAGGGGCGAGGGCAGCTGTGA
- the hprK gene encoding HPr(Ser) kinase/phosphatase, with protein MRELIHDQGLGLRLTLVGGAAGLNRGIDHTRIQKSGLALAGHFHGIVPTRVQILGQTEQSYLARLGHEERVRALHGFFGLDLSCVIITGGEAGGSAFAMGEMPELAACAEETGTPLLSSPVRSSATIAALHTLLDDRLAPRVRLHGVLVDVFGVGLLLVGPSGIGKSECALDLVMRGHRLVADDAVECDFRPPRMVFGAPAELLRHHLEVRGLGVLNVKDLFGVTSIRERKRIDVVVKLVAWSENTEYDRLGLDERSHVILGVSIRELCIPVQPGRDMASILEVAARNELLKHAGHHAAREFFNRLEGSLLSERSSDESVVPPSVRGEASSERWGE; from the coding sequence GTGAGAGAGCTGATTCATGACCAGGGGCTGGGTCTCCGGCTGACACTGGTTGGAGGGGCCGCGGGGCTGAATCGCGGGATCGATCACACCCGGATCCAGAAATCTGGGCTGGCATTGGCTGGGCATTTTCACGGCATCGTGCCCACGCGCGTGCAGATCCTCGGGCAGACCGAGCAGTCCTATCTCGCTCGCCTCGGGCACGAGGAGCGCGTGCGAGCGCTCCATGGGTTCTTCGGGCTCGACCTGTCGTGCGTGATCATCACCGGAGGAGAAGCCGGCGGGTCAGCCTTCGCCATGGGCGAGATGCCCGAGCTCGCGGCATGTGCAGAGGAGACGGGGACGCCCTTGCTATCGTCTCCTGTGCGGTCGAGCGCCACGATCGCGGCCCTGCACACGTTGCTCGACGACAGGCTTGCTCCTCGGGTGCGGTTGCACGGCGTGCTGGTCGATGTGTTCGGCGTTGGCCTGCTTCTGGTGGGGCCGAGCGGTATCGGCAAGAGTGAGTGCGCACTGGATCTGGTGATGCGTGGACACCGGCTCGTCGCGGATGATGCGGTGGAATGTGATTTCCGGCCTCCGCGAATGGTCTTCGGCGCTCCTGCCGAACTCCTCCGTCATCATCTGGAGGTGCGTGGGCTTGGCGTCTTGAATGTGAAGGATCTCTTCGGGGTGACTTCCATCCGGGAGCGGAAGCGGATCGACGTGGTGGTCAAGCTGGTGGCGTGGTCCGAGAACACGGAGTACGACCGGCTCGGGCTCGATGAGCGGTCGCACGTCATCCTCGGTGTGTCCATTCGTGAGCTGTGCATTCCAGTGCAGCCAGGGCGCGACATGGCGTCCATTCTCGAGGTCGCCGCACGTAACGAGCTGCTGAAGCACGCTGGGCACCACGCCGCTCGAGAGTTCTTCAACAGGCTGGAGGGCTCGCTGCTGAGCGAGCGCAGCTCGGATGAATCGGTGGTCCCGCCCTCGGTGCGTGGCGAGGCGTCGTCGGAGAGGTGGGGCGAATGA
- the rapZ gene encoding RNase adapter RapZ, which produces MSEGRSSDEPGRVAVVTGLSGAGKSTAIRALEDLGFFCVDNMPPPLVERAVEVCEAGGVNRIGLGIDVRVGAFIDGASAALKALRARRDVFVLFLDASDDVLIRRFSETRRPHPLIARGHGEMAMLDGLVLERERLASLRAQATIELDTSRLSVHELRRLVIERVGSVKQADTQMATRVVSFGYKYGVPLDADLLFDVRFLDNPYFVPELRPLTGNDAAVRDYILQNPDALAYVERVEQLLLFSVPRYAREGKSYLTIGIGCTGGRHRSVALAVLLGERLRGKTGLPVAVIHRDLSRGVTAAAPSSGSVPSDLEPSAGLDGAHVARGPSRSIVAAGDQVLSHKDAAGRDS; this is translated from the coding sequence ATGAGCGAGGGGCGTAGTTCGGATGAGCCGGGCCGGGTAGCGGTCGTCACGGGGCTGAGCGGAGCGGGCAAATCCACCGCAATCCGAGCCCTGGAGGACCTGGGTTTTTTCTGCGTCGACAACATGCCGCCCCCCCTCGTGGAGCGCGCAGTGGAGGTCTGCGAGGCAGGTGGGGTCAACCGGATCGGTCTGGGCATCGACGTCCGCGTCGGTGCCTTCATCGATGGGGCGAGCGCTGCTCTGAAGGCGCTGCGAGCGCGGCGCGACGTCTTCGTGCTGTTCCTCGATGCGAGCGACGACGTCCTCATCCGACGCTTCAGCGAGACCCGACGCCCTCACCCATTGATTGCACGTGGGCACGGGGAGATGGCGATGCTGGACGGGCTCGTCCTGGAGCGAGAGCGTCTCGCATCACTCCGCGCTCAAGCCACCATCGAGCTCGATACCTCACGGCTGTCGGTACACGAACTGCGCCGCCTGGTCATCGAGCGCGTCGGATCCGTGAAACAGGCCGATACGCAGATGGCCACGCGCGTCGTATCGTTCGGTTACAAGTACGGCGTCCCGCTCGACGCCGATCTGCTCTTCGACGTTCGATTCCTCGACAACCCCTATTTCGTGCCGGAGCTGCGGCCATTGACGGGGAATGACGCTGCCGTTCGGGACTACATCCTGCAGAACCCGGATGCGCTCGCCTATGTCGAGCGCGTGGAGCAGCTGCTTCTGTTTTCCGTGCCTCGCTATGCTCGTGAAGGGAAGAGTTACCTCACCATCGGCATCGGCTGCACGGGGGGACGCCATCGCTCGGTGGCTCTCGCGGTGCTGCTGGGAGAGCGCCTCCGCGGGAAGACGGGCCTCCCTGTCGCCGTGATCCATCGGGACCTGTCCCGTGGGGTGACGGCGGCCGCGCCGAGCTCGGGCAGCGTGCCGTCGGACCTCGAGCCCAGCGCAGGGCTCGACGGAGCGCACGTCGCTCGGGGGCCATCTCGGAGCATCGTGGCAGCTGGCGACCAGGTACTCTCACACAAGGATGCGGCGGGGAGAGACTCGTGA
- a CDS encoding HPr family phosphocarrier protein → MPHEVTRQFTIINARGLHARAATKLVQLAGKFDCSILLTGPDGQSANAKSVMGVLLLCGCVGTVLEARATGPQAEAAIEAIGQLITSRFGEPE, encoded by the coding sequence ATGCCACATGAGGTGACGCGGCAGTTCACAATCATCAATGCGCGAGGCCTGCATGCCCGTGCGGCGACGAAGCTTGTCCAGCTTGCTGGCAAGTTCGACTGCAGCATTCTTCTGACGGGGCCAGACGGCCAGAGCGCAAACGCCAAGAGCGTGATGGGCGTGCTCCTGCTTTGCGGGTGCGTGGGCACTGTCCTCGAGGCACGTGCGACGGGGCCCCAGGCGGAGGCCGCCATCGAGGCCATCGGTCAGCTCATCACGAGCCGCTTCGGGGAGCCGGAGTGA